Part of the bacterium genome is shown below.
CGATTTCACCGTCTTCCGGCCCGAGCCTTTCACGGCCAGGGAGGACGGCGCCCGCGTCTGCAGTTGCGGGCGCGTTACGGTGGCGCTGGAGCGGGCGGGGTGGCGCAGGGGGGCCCCGGCCAAGCGCGAGGGCAGGCCGCTGGTGGAGGAATACACCATGCCCTCTGGCCGGCACGTCATCATCCTGGCCGAGGGCCGGCTGATCAACCTGGCCACCGCCGAGGGGCATCCGGCCAGCGTGATGGACATGAGCTTTGCCAACCAGTCCCTGGCCGCCGAGACCCTGGCCAAAAAGGGACGGAGCATGCAAAAGAAGGTCTATTCGCTGCCACAGGAGATGGACCAGCAGATAGCCAGCTTAAAGCTGAAGGCCATGGGGGTCAAGGTCGACGTGCTGACCCCGGAACAGAAGAAATACCTGGCATCATGGGAGATGGGAACCTAAGGTCCAGTTCAAGACTCAAATAAAAAGCGGGCCAGGCTGTATCATAATGAATACAGTCTGGCCCGCGGCAAACAAAACCAAGAGGAAACAATAACGACCGTTTAAGTCAGTTTCTTCCGGCAAAAACCAAATATCTTTTAACCCCCTTTTTTGCTTTTAACAAACAGCGTTAAGGGGCGGTGGATATTTTGTTCTGACCCGGGGATGCTGGGGAAAACGGTTTTTTATTTGGGAGCCCGGTAAAGGATGTACAAGCCCAGCGCTCCGAATAGCAGATTGGGAAGCCAGGCCGCCACCGTGGGCG
Proteins encoded:
- a CDS encoding adenosylhomocysteinase encodes the protein DFTVFRPEPFTAREDGARVCSCGRVTVALERAGWRRGAPAKREGRPLVEEYTMPSGRHVIILAEGRLINLATAEGHPASVMDMSFANQSLAAETLAKKGRSMQKKVYSLPQEMDQQIASLKLKAMGVKVDVLTPEQKKYLASWEMGT